A single Pedobacter sp. PACM 27299 DNA region contains:
- the rsmG gene encoding 16S rRNA (guanine(527)-N(7))-methyltransferase RsmG: MEIRSTLIQEYFKDLTEEQIAQFDQLYDLYSFWNAQINVISRKDIEELYVRHILHSLGIAKFCTFKPGTKVLDVGTGGGFPGIPLAIMFPETQFHLVDSIGKKIKVVTEVAAGLGLKNVKASHLRAEQVSDKYDFVVSRAVTRLIDFYPWVKDKFNKDSKNAIANGILYLKGGDLAEEIKETRLKAELYPLSDYFKEEFFDTKYVMYIPQ, encoded by the coding sequence GTGGAAATAAGATCAACGCTAATACAAGAATATTTTAAAGATCTGACTGAAGAGCAAATTGCTCAATTCGATCAGTTATATGATTTATACAGTTTCTGGAACGCCCAGATCAATGTGATCTCCAGAAAAGATATTGAAGAGTTATATGTACGCCATATCCTTCATTCTTTGGGTATCGCTAAGTTTTGTACATTCAAGCCTGGTACTAAAGTGCTTGATGTAGGTACTGGTGGTGGTTTTCCTGGGATTCCATTAGCCATAATGTTCCCGGAAACACAATTTCACCTGGTAGATTCTATCGGTAAGAAAATCAAAGTAGTTACGGAAGTTGCTGCTGGTTTAGGATTGAAGAATGTTAAAGCCAGTCACCTGAGAGCAGAACAAGTGAGCGATAAATATGATTTTGTTGTTTCAAGAGCGGTGACACGCCTGATTGATTTCTATCCTTGGGTAAAAGATAAGTTCAATAAAGATTCTAAAAATGCAATTGCAAACGGGATTCTCTACCTTAAAGGTGGTGATCTGGCCGAAGAAATTAAAGAAACAAGGTTGAAAGCCGAGCTTTATCCGCTTTCAGATTACTTTAAAGAAGAGTTCTTCGATACTAAGTATGTGATGTATATTCCACAATAG
- a CDS encoding glycosyltransferase → MELTLLETCLLGAFIFCFFIQLYFSLFVHLKLAFYPVEPIPETAKKPLSVVICARNEVDNLTAYLPSVLAQNYPDFEVIVVNDRSWDGTRQLLENFASQHRRLKIVTIGEGEKFIAGKKFAVTMGIKAASNDWLVFTDADCQPASENWLMGMQQSEDPEVDIVLGYSPYMRKRGVLNALIRFETFFTAVNYLSYTIKGMPYMGVGRNMAYKKTLFFKNKGFAAHMHIPSGDDDLFVNANATAANTEIRINKDAQVWSEPNTSWGGYLRQKKRHFGAGKLYKRKHKFILSCQIIFQFLFYAFFTGLLFFKATLYPALGILGLSIVIRCFIYPRILKRLNYSDLRWCFPILDILLFIFLVFNGILSIFVKKVKWK, encoded by the coding sequence GTGGAATTAACCTTACTAGAGACCTGCCTGCTGGGCGCATTTATCTTCTGTTTCTTTATACAATTATACTTTAGCCTGTTCGTTCATCTGAAACTTGCATTTTATCCCGTAGAACCTATACCTGAAACGGCAAAGAAACCTTTAAGCGTGGTCATTTGTGCCCGCAATGAAGTCGACAATTTAACCGCTTACCTGCCCTCAGTGCTGGCGCAGAATTACCCTGATTTTGAGGTAATTGTGGTGAACGATCGCTCATGGGATGGTACACGGCAACTTTTAGAAAACTTTGCATCACAGCACAGGCGATTGAAAATTGTGACGATTGGGGAAGGTGAAAAGTTCATTGCCGGAAAGAAATTTGCAGTAACCATGGGAATTAAAGCCGCTTCCAATGATTGGCTGGTCTTTACAGATGCGGATTGTCAGCCAGCCTCAGAAAACTGGTTAATGGGCATGCAGCAAAGTGAAGATCCAGAGGTCGATATTGTTTTAGGGTATTCCCCATATATGAGAAAAAGAGGGGTTTTAAACGCATTGATTCGTTTTGAGACCTTCTTTACCGCAGTAAACTACCTGTCTTACACCATAAAAGGAATGCCTTATATGGGAGTGGGTAGGAATATGGCCTATAAAAAGACACTTTTCTTTAAGAATAAAGGCTTTGCAGCACACATGCACATTCCTTCAGGTGATGATGATTTGTTCGTAAATGCAAATGCAACCGCAGCAAATACGGAAATTAGAATCAATAAAGATGCACAGGTATGGTCGGAACCAAATACAAGTTGGGGGGGCTACCTAAGACAAAAAAAACGCCACTTCGGTGCTGGAAAATTATATAAAAGAAAGCATAAGTTCATTCTTTCCTGTCAGATCATCTTCCAGTTTCTATTTTATGCTTTCTTCACAGGATTATTGTTCTTTAAAGCCACATTGTACCCGGCATTGGGGATTCTGGGGCTGAGCATTGTGATCCGCTGTTTTATCTATCCCCGCATTTTAAAGCGGCTAAATTATAGTGATTTAAGGTGGTGTTTCCCGATTCTGGACATTCTCTTATTCATTTTCCTCGTGTTTAATGGCATTCTGTCTATATTTGTAAAAAAGGTAAAGTGGAAATAA
- the dprA gene encoding DNA-processing protein DprA, with protein sequence MSLIYKIALSMIQNVGHVTAKHLLTHFITPEAVFKADKKALMQVPGVGLITAEHILGKNALLKAKEQLKFIEKYQVKVLFYTDDDYPSRLRNCDDAPILLYYRGTANLNHPRIISIVGTRMATSYGKMLCKQLAEVLAPYDVLIVSGLAYGIDICAHQESLAQGIPTVGVLAHGLDRMYPQVHGPAAQKMVLNGGLLTEFPPYTNPDKENFPKRNRIIAGISDVTIVVEAASKGGALITADLANSYHRDVYAFPGRTTDIYSEGCNFLIKTNRAGLISHAKDLPYFLGWEEYKAVVPTELPADLSDIEVQILKVLKVSEMELDALTHQIGLPQSKLLLHLLTLEIEGLLTSLPGKRYRLN encoded by the coding sequence ATGAGCTTAATTTATAAAATTGCCCTGAGTATGATCCAAAATGTTGGGCATGTTACTGCTAAACATCTGTTGACCCATTTTATCACACCGGAAGCGGTATTTAAAGCGGATAAGAAAGCATTGATGCAGGTTCCGGGAGTTGGCCTCATTACTGCAGAACATATTTTAGGGAAGAACGCACTATTAAAAGCGAAAGAACAACTGAAGTTTATAGAGAAATATCAGGTGAAGGTGCTGTTTTATACGGATGATGATTATCCATCAAGATTGCGAAACTGTGATGATGCGCCAATCCTACTTTATTATCGTGGGACTGCAAACCTGAATCATCCACGCATTATTAGTATAGTAGGAACTCGTATGGCCACTAGCTACGGTAAGATGCTCTGTAAGCAATTGGCAGAAGTGCTGGCACCTTATGACGTACTGATTGTAAGCGGACTCGCCTATGGCATTGACATTTGCGCGCATCAGGAAAGTTTAGCGCAAGGTATTCCGACGGTAGGGGTACTGGCGCATGGTTTAGACCGGATGTATCCTCAAGTGCATGGTCCTGCTGCTCAAAAAATGGTGTTGAATGGGGGCCTGTTAACGGAATTCCCTCCGTACACTAATCCTGATAAGGAGAATTTTCCTAAGCGCAACCGGATTATTGCAGGGATCTCGGATGTGACAATTGTGGTAGAGGCAGCATCCAAAGGCGGGGCGCTCATTACGGCTGATCTGGCCAATTCTTACCATAGGGATGTGTATGCTTTTCCAGGAAGAACAACGGATATTTATTCTGAAGGTTGTAATTTCTTGATTAAGACAAATAGAGCCGGGCTAATTAGCCATGCGAAAGACCTTCCTTATTTTTTAGGCTGGGAGGAATATAAAGCAGTTGTGCCAACAGAGTTGCCAGCCGATCTTTCTGATATAGAAGTACAGATATTGAAGGTGTTAAAGGTTTCGGAGATGGAACTTGATGCGCTGACCCATCAGATAGGACTTCCCCAAAGTAAGTTATTATTGCATTTATTGACGCTGGAAATCGAGGGCTTGCTGACTTCTTTGCCGGGGAAACGGTATCGGCTCAATTGA